A genomic region of Pseudomonas sp. RSB 5.4 contains the following coding sequences:
- a CDS encoding chemotaxis protein CheB, whose translation MNDAVDLPRVEAIVVGASAGGVEALLTLLAPLRKGYVLPIIVVLHLPEERRSLLAEVFERRLMLPVQEATDKQDIVPGTVYFATPGYHLSVEQDRSLSLSLEDRVHHSRPSIDYLFESAADAYGETLAAVLLTGANHDGARGLAQVKQRGGLTIVQDPEDAQVATMPQAALKLQQPDHVLPIHGIGRLLVELERIAC comes from the coding sequence ATGAACGATGCCGTTGATTTGCCTCGCGTCGAGGCCATCGTGGTTGGTGCTTCGGCCGGTGGTGTCGAAGCACTACTGACCCTGCTCGCGCCGCTGCGCAAGGGCTACGTGTTGCCGATCATTGTCGTGTTGCATCTGCCGGAAGAGCGCCGCAGCCTGTTGGCCGAGGTGTTTGAGCGGCGGCTGATGCTGCCGGTGCAGGAGGCGACGGACAAGCAGGACATCGTCCCCGGCACGGTTTACTTCGCTACACCCGGTTATCACCTGTCGGTCGAGCAGGATCGCAGTCTGTCGCTGAGCCTTGAAGACCGAGTGCACCATTCCCGACCGTCGATTGACTACCTGTTCGAATCCGCCGCCGACGCTTACGGCGAAACACTGGCCGCCGTGTTGCTGACCGGCGCCAATCACGATGGCGCTCGCGGCCTGGCGCAAGTCAAGCAGCGCGGCGGACTGACCATCGTTCAAGACCCAGAAGATGCACAGGTCGCCACCATGCCTCAGGCTGCACTGAAGCTTCAGCAGCCCGACCATGTCCTACCCATTCACGGCATCGGCCGTCTGCTTGTCGAGCTGGAACGAATCGCATGCTGA
- a CDS encoding response regulator: MSTPSSIDETRFRKLLTRNIGLPLGVGALSAVFFVSLITYLLSVIQWVEHTDRVINNANEAVKLTVDLETGMRGFLLSGDEHFLDPYETAKPRINVALNTLLELTADNPVQTDRLRRLQALQIEWANYAQSMIDLQRSSGDYRGAVKAGRGKRLTDEIRKQFEDVIDMEQQLRTTRNEDVRRTTIWSITLYLLFIAGISGLLAYVGRRDLIRLSDSYSANLAAQQASAERLERQAWMRSGQTELAEQVLGQLTLNLLGRNILQFCAQYLGTAVAALYVREEHGGLKRVASYGFSREQEELDQQIYSGEGIVGQVAQQGQLIRLDSVPADYFKVSSGLGQGLPRSVLVVPTTNDDQVNGVIELGFLRPLTERDIELLELIAGNIGTSIEAARYRQRLQEVLAETQQLNEELQVQQEELKTANEELEEQSRILKESQAHLETQQVELEQTNEQLAEQAKTLAEQRDAMDQKNTELNHAQVQLEERAEELQRSSKYKSEFLANMSHELRTPLNSSLILAKLLAENPQDNLTAEQVKFAESIYSAGNDLLNLINDILDISKVEAGKLEVIPENTSVARLADGLRSVFEPLAAEKQLSFSVELQADAPIMLYTDRQRLEQVIKNLLSNAVKFTEHGAVSLTIASQPDERIAFIVRDSGIGIAADQQESIFEAFRQADGTTNRKYGGTGLGLSISRDLAALLGGSISVSSAPGQGSVFTLVLPQQYSEPGDSPAAPLTFTAPASIPVPVALPSASVSPMAPVHIPRFADDRGKAPFATRCILVVEDEPNFAHILYDLAHELGYQCLVAHGADEGYDLAREFVPDAILLDMRLPDHSGLTVLQRLKEHAETRHIPVHVISVEDRVEAAMHMGAIGYAVKPTTREELKDVFARLEAKLTQKVKRVLLVEDDDLQRESIARLIGDDDIEITAVGLAQDALEKLRTTIYDCMVIDLKLPDMLGNDLLKRMSTEDICSFPPVIVYTGRNLTRDEEAELRKYSRSIIIKGARSPERLLDEVTLFLHKVESQLSHERQKMLKTARSRDKVFEGRKVLLVDDDVRNIFALTSALEHKGAVVVIGRNGREAIDKLNEVEDIDLVLMDVMMPEMDGFEATIEIRKDPRWRKLPIIAVTAKAMKDDQERCLQAGANDYLAKPIDLDRLFSLIRVWLPKMERI, from the coding sequence ATGTCCACTCCGTCTTCGATTGATGAAACACGGTTTCGCAAACTCCTGACGCGCAACATCGGCTTGCCGCTGGGCGTTGGCGCGCTCAGCGCCGTGTTCTTTGTGTCTCTGATTACTTATCTGCTGTCGGTGATCCAGTGGGTGGAACACACCGACCGGGTGATCAATAACGCCAACGAAGCGGTGAAACTCACCGTTGATCTGGAAACCGGCATGCGCGGCTTTCTGCTCAGCGGCGATGAACACTTCCTTGATCCGTATGAAACCGCCAAGCCGCGGATCAACGTCGCGCTCAATACCCTGCTGGAACTGACCGCCGACAACCCGGTGCAGACTGACCGGCTGCGGCGTCTGCAGGCATTGCAGATCGAGTGGGCCAACTACGCGCAATCGATGATCGATCTGCAGCGCTCCAGCGGTGATTACCGGGGCGCGGTCAAGGCCGGGCGTGGCAAGCGCCTGACCGACGAGATCCGCAAGCAATTCGAAGATGTGATCGATATGGAGCAGCAGTTGCGCACCACGCGCAACGAAGACGTGCGCCGCACCACGATTTGGAGCATCACCCTGTACCTGCTGTTTATCGCCGGGATCAGCGGCTTGCTGGCCTATGTCGGTCGCCGCGATCTGATTCGCCTGTCTGACAGCTACAGCGCCAACCTCGCCGCGCAACAGGCCAGCGCCGAGCGTCTGGAGCGCCAGGCGTGGATGCGCAGCGGCCAGACCGAACTGGCAGAGCAGGTGCTGGGGCAACTCACGCTGAACCTGCTGGGGCGCAACATTTTGCAGTTCTGCGCGCAATATCTGGGCACCGCCGTGGCGGCGTTGTACGTGCGCGAAGAACACGGCGGCCTCAAGCGTGTGGCGTCCTACGGCTTCTCCCGCGAGCAGGAAGAACTGGATCAGCAGATCTATAGCGGCGAAGGCATCGTTGGTCAGGTTGCCCAGCAGGGGCAACTGATTCGTCTGGACTCGGTCCCGGCCGACTACTTCAAAGTCAGCTCGGGCCTGGGCCAAGGCCTGCCACGCAGCGTGCTGGTGGTGCCGACGACTAATGATGACCAGGTCAACGGCGTGATCGAGTTGGGCTTTTTACGGCCACTCACCGAGCGCGATATCGAATTGCTGGAACTGATTGCCGGCAACATCGGCACTTCGATCGAAGCGGCGCGTTATCGTCAGCGCCTGCAAGAAGTGCTGGCCGAAACCCAGCAGCTCAACGAAGAGTTGCAGGTGCAACAGGAAGAGCTGAAAACTGCCAACGAAGAACTCGAAGAGCAGTCGCGGATTCTCAAGGAGTCGCAGGCGCATCTGGAAACCCAGCAGGTCGAGCTGGAGCAGACCAACGAGCAATTGGCCGAACAGGCAAAGACCCTGGCCGAGCAACGCGATGCGATGGATCAGAAGAACACCGAACTCAATCATGCCCAGGTGCAGCTCGAAGAGCGCGCCGAAGAGCTGCAGCGCTCGAGCAAGTACAAGTCCGAATTCCTCGCCAACATGTCCCACGAACTGCGCACGCCGCTGAACAGTTCGCTGATCCTCGCCAAGTTGCTGGCGGAGAACCCGCAGGACAATCTGACGGCCGAACAGGTCAAGTTCGCTGAGTCGATCTATTCGGCGGGCAACGATCTGCTGAACCTGATCAACGACATTCTCGACATTTCCAAGGTCGAGGCCGGCAAGCTGGAAGTGATCCCGGAAAACACCAGCGTCGCGCGTCTGGCCGATGGCCTGCGCAGCGTGTTCGAACCGCTGGCAGCGGAGAAGCAACTGTCTTTCAGCGTCGAGTTGCAGGCGGATGCGCCGATCATGCTGTACACCGACCGCCAGCGTCTGGAACAGGTGATCAAAAACCTGCTGTCCAATGCCGTGAAGTTCACCGAACACGGCGCGGTCAGCCTGACCATCGCCAGTCAGCCGGACGAGCGCATTGCATTCATCGTGCGCGATTCCGGGATCGGTATTGCCGCGGATCAGCAGGAAAGCATCTTCGAAGCATTCCGTCAGGCCGACGGCACGACCAACCGCAAGTACGGCGGCACCGGTCTGGGCCTGTCGATCTCGCGGGATCTGGCGGCATTGCTCGGCGGTTCGATCAGCGTCAGCAGCGCGCCGGGGCAGGGCAGTGTGTTCACTCTGGTGTTGCCGCAGCAATACAGCGAGCCGGGTGACAGCCCCGCGGCCCCGTTGACCTTCACTGCGCCGGCGTCGATTCCGGTGCCGGTTGCACTGCCATCGGCAAGTGTTTCGCCCATGGCGCCGGTACATATCCCGCGCTTTGCCGATGACCGTGGCAAGGCACCGTTCGCCACCCGCTGCATCCTGGTGGTGGAAGACGAGCCGAATTTTGCCCACATCCTCTACGACCTCGCCCACGAACTGGGTTACCAGTGCCTGGTGGCCCACGGTGCGGACGAAGGGTATGACCTGGCCCGCGAGTTCGTGCCGGACGCGATCCTGCTCGACATGCGCCTGCCGGACCACTCCGGGCTGACCGTGTTGCAGCGTCTGAAAGAACACGCCGAAACCCGGCACATCCCGGTGCACGTGATCTCGGTTGAAGACCGCGTTGAGGCCGCGATGCACATGGGCGCGATCGGTTATGCGGTCAAGCCGACCACCCGCGAAGAGCTCAAGGACGTGTTCGCCCGCCTCGAAGCCAAGCTGACCCAGAAGGTCAAGCGCGTGTTGCTGGTCGAAGATGACGATCTGCAGCGCGAAAGCATTGCCCGCCTGATCGGCGACGATGACATCGAGATCACCGCCGTCGGTCTGGCGCAGGATGCGCTGGAGAAACTGCGCACTACGATCTACGACTGCATGGTGATCGACCTGAAATTGCCGGACATGCTCGGCAACGATCTGCTCAAGCGCATGTCTACCGAGGACATCTGCTCGTTCCCGCCGGTGATTGTCTACACCGGACGCAACCTGACCCGCGATGAAGAAGCCGAGCTGCGCAAGTATTCGCGCTCGATCATCATCAAGGGCGCACGTTCGCCGGAACGTCTGCTTGATGAAGTGACACTCTTTCTGCACAAAGTCGAATCGCAGTTGTCCCATGAGCGGCAGAAGATGCTCAAGACTGCGCGCAGCCGCGACAAGGTTTTTGAGGGGCGCAAGGTGCTGCTGGTGGACGATGATGTGCGCAACATCTTCGCCCTGACCAGCGCGCTGGAGCATAAGGGCGCAGTCGTGGTGATCGGCCGAAATGGTCGTGAGGCGATTGATAAGTTGAATGAAGTCGAGGACATCGATCTGGTGCTGATGGACGTGATGATGCCGGAAATGGATGGTTTTGAAGCCACCATTGAAATCCGCAAGGACCCGCGCTGGCGCAAGCTGCCGATCATTGCGGTGACGGCCAAGGCCATGAAGGACGATCAGGAGCGCTGCCTGCAGGCGGGCGCGAACGATTACCTGGCCAAGCCCATTGACCTGGATCGCCTGTTCTCGTTGATTCGCGTTTGGTTACCGAAGATGGAACGCATTTAG
- a CDS encoding response regulator has product MSVDAQDVVLVVEDEPVILMVLTDYLSGQGYRVLQAENGEQAFEILASKPHLDMLITDFRLPGGISGVQIAEPAVKLRPDLKVIFISGYPQEIRETGSPITRKAPILEKPFDLDVLQEKIQELLA; this is encoded by the coding sequence ATGAGCGTAGATGCACAAGATGTAGTACTCGTCGTCGAGGACGAACCGGTTATCTTGATGGTGCTGACAGATTATCTGTCGGGGCAGGGGTATCGTGTGTTGCAGGCCGAAAACGGCGAGCAGGCGTTCGAGATTCTCGCGAGCAAGCCGCATCTGGACATGTTGATCACCGACTTCCGCCTGCCGGGCGGGATCTCCGGCGTGCAGATCGCCGAGCCGGCAGTAAAACTGCGCCCGGATCTGAAAGTGATCTTCATCAGCGGCTACCCGCAGGAAATCCGCGAGACCGGCAGCCCGATCACGCGCAAGGCGCCGATCCTGGAAAAACCGTTCGATCTGGATGTGCTGCAGGAAAAGATCCAGGAACTGCTGGCCTGA
- a CDS encoding ATP-binding protein, translating into MTVTVTLAERALILAPMGRDSQVALMILNEAGFGGVITPDLGALCAQLEPGAGLLLIATEALRGPELETLLNFLEQQPAWSDLPIVLLTHHGGPEPGPSSRLSKLLGNVTFLERPFHPATLVSLVSTALRGRRRQYEARDRLIDLSESERRLQSTLETLEQQVEERTAQLRHNEEALRQSQKMEAVGQLTGGIAHDFNNMLTGIIGSLELLRRRLARGRTEDLDSLIDLGVTSANRAAGLTHRLLAFSRRQSLDSKAVQMNTLVLSMGELLQRSLNESIQLDMRLNDQLWIAEADPNQLESALLNLVLNARDAMPEGGKLVVETSNQVLEREFTEAYPNLEPGDYVMLSVTDNGSGMPQSVINRAFDPFFTTKPIGQGTGLGLSMIYGFSKQSRGHVTIESEIDQGTTVKLYLPRFRGEEVEHPVSAVQQAPEALDGETVLIVEDDPAVRVLVSAVLSELGYAFVEAGDADGAVPILNSAQRIDLLISDVGLPGMNGRQLAEIGRQYRPGLKVLFITGYAEHAAVRGGFLDSGMQMITKPFTFDLLTAKVREMIKS; encoded by the coding sequence GTGACGGTTACCGTAACGCTGGCGGAGCGGGCGCTGATTCTGGCGCCCATGGGTCGTGACAGCCAGGTGGCGCTGATGATCCTCAATGAGGCAGGGTTTGGTGGGGTCATCACGCCAGATCTGGGTGCACTGTGTGCGCAACTGGAACCCGGCGCCGGACTGCTGCTGATTGCCACCGAAGCCCTGCGCGGCCCCGAGCTGGAAACGCTGCTGAATTTTCTCGAACAGCAACCGGCCTGGTCGGATCTGCCGATCGTCTTGCTGACTCACCACGGAGGCCCGGAACCGGGCCCCTCCTCGCGCCTGAGCAAACTGCTGGGCAACGTCACATTTCTCGAGCGTCCGTTTCATCCGGCGACCCTGGTCAGTCTGGTCTCCACCGCTTTACGCGGGCGACGACGACAGTACGAAGCCCGCGATCGCCTGATTGATCTGAGTGAAAGCGAACGCCGACTGCAATCGACCCTGGAAACCCTTGAGCAACAGGTCGAGGAACGCACCGCGCAACTTCGCCACAACGAAGAAGCCTTGCGTCAGTCACAGAAAATGGAAGCGGTCGGTCAGTTGACCGGCGGCATCGCTCATGACTTCAACAACATGCTCACCGGGATCATCGGCAGTCTCGAGCTGCTGCGTCGACGGCTGGCTCGCGGGCGCACCGAAGACCTCGACAGCCTGATTGATCTTGGCGTGACTTCAGCCAACCGCGCTGCCGGTCTGACTCACCGCTTGCTGGCGTTCTCGCGCCGGCAATCGCTGGACTCCAAAGCCGTGCAGATGAACACGCTGGTGCTGTCGATGGGCGAGTTGTTGCAACGCAGCCTCAACGAAAGCATTCAGCTGGACATGCGCCTCAACGACCAGTTGTGGATCGCCGAAGCCGACCCCAATCAACTGGAAAGCGCCCTGCTCAATCTGGTGCTCAACGCCCGCGACGCGATGCCCGAAGGCGGAAAACTGGTGGTCGAGACCAGCAACCAGGTGCTTGAACGGGAATTCACCGAGGCCTACCCGAATCTCGAGCCTGGCGATTACGTGATGCTCAGCGTCACCGACAATGGCAGCGGCATGCCGCAGAGCGTGATCAACCGCGCGTTCGATCCGTTTTTCACCACCAAGCCCATCGGTCAGGGTACGGGGTTGGGTCTGTCGATGATTTACGGCTTCAGCAAACAGTCCCGTGGTCACGTCACGATTGAAAGCGAAATCGATCAGGGCACCACGGTCAAACTGTACCTGCCACGCTTTCGCGGCGAAGAGGTGGAGCATCCGGTGTCCGCTGTTCAGCAGGCCCCGGAGGCGTTGGATGGCGAAACCGTGTTGATCGTCGAAGACGACCCTGCCGTGCGCGTGCTGGTCAGCGCGGTGCTCAGTGAATTGGGTTATGCGTTTGTCGAAGCCGGCGATGCCGACGGCGCCGTGCCGATCCTCAACTCGGCGCAGCGCATCGATCTGCTGATCAGTGACGTCGGCCTGCCGGGCATGAATGGTCGGCAACTGGCGGAAATCGGCCGGCAGTACCGGCCCGGGTTGAAGGTGTTGTTCATCACCGGTTATGCCGAGCACGCTGCCGTGCGCGGTGGCTTCCTCGACTCGGGGATGCAGATGATCACCAAACCGTTCACCTTCGATCTGCTGACCGCCAAGGTTCGCGAGATGATCAAGAGCTGA
- a CDS encoding ATPase domain-containing protein has protein sequence MSTSNELISAKAATGIVGLDDILAGGLSRGHVFLLEGEPGTGKTTVALHFLMAGARAGERCLYITLSETERELRQGALSHGWELNENIEIFELTPPESLLNAEHQQSLLYSSDLELGEATKQIFEVVERFKPTRVVLDSLSEIRLLAQSSLRYRRQILAIKHYFVRYDATVLLLDDLTTESLDKTVHSVAHGVIRLEELTPNYGAERRRVRIVKYRGQKYRGGYHDFTIMGDGVHVFPRLVAAEHRSDYPRLQLSSGIQEMDALLGGGVETGSSTLILGPAGTGKSLISMIFAASAVSRGEKAALFIFDEELGLLFERMNNIGIDLKALQATGNLLIEQVDAAELSPGEFSHRVRRCVDERNIKTVVIDSINGYQAAMPEENALVLHMHELLLYLNRKGAATFMTVAQHGLVGDMQAPVDITYLADTVILLRYFEAIGKVRRAISIIKKRTGSHESTIREYRISTQGITIGEPLEAFQGVLRGVPTYLGASNPLLREETL, from the coding sequence TTGTCTACGTCCAACGAGTTGATCAGTGCAAAAGCCGCCACCGGCATCGTCGGCCTGGATGACATCCTGGCCGGCGGTTTGTCCCGAGGGCATGTGTTTTTGCTCGAAGGTGAACCCGGTACAGGCAAAACCACCGTCGCGTTGCATTTCTTGATGGCGGGCGCCCGTGCCGGCGAACGTTGTCTGTACATCACGCTGTCGGAAACCGAACGTGAACTGCGCCAGGGCGCGCTGTCTCACGGTTGGGAACTCAACGAGAACATCGAGATCTTCGAGCTGACGCCACCCGAAAGCCTGCTCAATGCCGAGCATCAGCAAAGCCTGCTGTACTCCTCCGACCTGGAACTGGGCGAAGCCACCAAGCAGATTTTCGAAGTGGTCGAGCGTTTCAAGCCGACTCGCGTGGTACTCGACAGCCTCTCCGAAATCCGCCTGCTGGCGCAGAGTTCGCTGCGTTACCGCCGACAAATTCTGGCGATCAAGCACTACTTTGTGCGCTACGACGCCACTGTCCTGCTGCTTGACGACCTGACCACCGAATCCCTCGACAAGACCGTGCACAGCGTCGCCCACGGGGTGATCCGCCTCGAAGAACTGACGCCCAATTACGGCGCCGAGCGCCGACGCGTGCGCATCGTCAAGTATCGCGGCCAGAAGTACCGTGGCGGTTACCACGACTTCACCATCATGGGCGACGGCGTGCATGTGTTCCCACGCCTGGTCGCCGCCGAACACCGCAGCGACTACCCACGCCTGCAACTGAGCAGCGGCATCCAGGAAATGGACGCCTTGCTCGGCGGCGGGGTCGAAACCGGCTCCAGCACGCTGATCCTTGGCCCGGCCGGTACCGGCAAATCGCTGATCTCGATGATCTTCGCCGCCTCCGCCGTGTCTCGCGGCGAGAAAGCCGCCCTGTTCATCTTCGATGAAGAACTGGGTCTGCTGTTTGAGCGTATGAACAACATCGGCATCGACCTCAAGGCGCTGCAAGCCACTGGCAACCTGCTGATCGAACAAGTGGATGCTGCCGAACTGTCACCCGGCGAGTTCTCCCACCGGGTACGTCGCTGCGTTGACGAGCGCAACATCAAGACCGTGGTGATCGACAGTATCAACGGCTATCAGGCCGCGATGCCGGAAGAGAATGCACTGGTGCTGCACATGCACGAGTTGCTGCTGTACCTCAACCGCAAAGGCGCGGCGACCTTCATGACCGTGGCCCAGCACGGTCTGGTCGGCGACATGCAGGCACCGGTGGACATCACTTACCTGGCCGACACGGTGATCCTGCTCCGCTACTTCGAAGCCATCGGCAAGGTCCGCCGGGCGATTTCGATCATCAAGAAACGTACCGGTAGCCACGAATCGACGATCCGTGAATACCGTATTTCCACCCAGGGAATAACCATCGGTGAACCGCTGGAAGCCTTCCAGGGTGTGTTGCGCGGCGTGCCGACTTACCTCGGCGCGAGCAATCCGCTGTTGCGGGAAGAAACCTTGTGA
- a CDS encoding hybrid sensor histidine kinase/response regulator, which produces MLSNIQAKLLIVDDLPENLLALEALIKREDRTVYKALSADEALSLLLQHEFAMAILDVQMPGMNGFELAELMRGTEKTKNIPIIFVSAAGRELNYAFKGYESGAVDFLHKPLDIHAVKSKVNVFVDLYRQSKAMKQQVEALEQARREQEALLQQLQSTQLELEQAVRMRDDFMSIVAHEVRTPLNGLILETQLRKMHLARDNAAAFTLDKMHAMVDRDERQIKSLIRLIEDMLDVSRIRTGKLSIRPNRFDLSQLVGNLLQNFAQQIEAAETEVSFTAPQPVVGHWDEFRIEQVVSNLLTNALRYGGRSPIQVRVYREGDEARIEVQDHGIGISEENQKRIFQQFERVSAKTVVAGLGLGLFISEQIVAAHGGSIAVESQINEGALFRVCLPIQENGTSDATSE; this is translated from the coding sequence ATGCTGAGTAATATCCAGGCCAAATTGCTGATCGTCGACGATCTGCCGGAAAACCTGCTGGCCCTCGAAGCGCTGATCAAGCGCGAGGACCGCACCGTCTACAAGGCGCTGTCGGCGGATGAAGCACTTTCGCTGCTGCTGCAACACGAGTTCGCCATGGCCATCCTCGACGTACAGATGCCGGGCATGAACGGCTTCGAACTCGCCGAGTTGATGCGCGGCACCGAGAAAACCAAGAACATTCCGATCATTTTCGTCAGCGCCGCCGGCCGCGAATTGAACTACGCGTTCAAGGGCTACGAGAGCGGGGCGGTGGACTTCCTGCACAAGCCGCTGGATATCCACGCGGTGAAGAGCAAGGTCAACGTATTCGTCGACCTGTACCGTCAGAGCAAGGCCATGAAGCAACAGGTCGAAGCCCTTGAGCAGGCGCGCCGCGAGCAGGAAGCGCTGCTGCAGCAACTGCAGAGCACGCAACTGGAGCTGGAGCAGGCGGTGCGGATGCGCGATGACTTCATGTCAATCGTCGCCCACGAAGTGCGCACGCCGCTCAATGGCCTGATACTCGAGACCCAATTGCGCAAGATGCATCTGGCGCGGGACAACGCCGCTGCGTTCACCCTCGACAAAATGCACGCGATGGTCGATCGCGACGAGCGGCAGATCAAAAGCCTGATCCGGCTGATCGAAGACATGCTCGACGTTTCGCGCATCCGCACCGGCAAGCTGTCGATCCGGCCGAATCGTTTCGATTTGTCGCAACTGGTGGGCAATCTGCTGCAGAATTTCGCGCAGCAGATCGAGGCCGCCGAGACTGAAGTCAGCTTCACCGCGCCGCAGCCGGTGGTGGGTCATTGGGACGAGTTCCGTATCGAACAGGTGGTGTCCAACCTGCTGACCAATGCCTTGCGCTACGGTGGCCGCAGTCCGATTCAGGTGCGCGTGTACCGTGAGGGCGACGAGGCGAGGATCGAGGTTCAGGACCATGGCATCGGTATCAGTGAAGAGAACCAGAAGCGTATTTTCCAACAGTTCGAACGGGTTTCCGCCAAGACGGTAGTGGCTGGTCTCGGGCTGGGTCTGTTCATTTCCGAGCAGATCGTCGCCGCCCATGGCGGCTCCATCGCCGTCGAGAGTCAAATCAACGAAGGCGCCCTGTTTCGCGTTTGTCTGCCAATCCAGGAAAACGGCACATCCGACGCAACCTCTGAGTGA
- a CDS encoding tetratricopeptide repeat protein produces MPQSRRYLFISLGLVLVIVIAWLSLRSTTPVVPEAIKRGYSEALTAARSGQPGAARQLYQQLGRPDLSPKRSAWLLAELPNYPSPQALKLADAHLQNEAPEVRLAAIQSVVGLVPGGQRSLLLGPMLDDEDQSVRFAAINALLGLTPDELGLYFAPLQQAIDGWEQVLKEQPENAATYAQLARLYLHNAELKQAQQALDNTLRLEPDNLPALVMQIDVLDRQGQSDAARQLLARQLQAQPDSAYLQHALGLWLLHHDQREFALLGLSKAVELEPDNKDYRYDLATTLHAAEELEAAQKQLQEVVQRHPADRKARVLLINYWKESGQLQNVQILLAQLEQMNPDDPALQQGL; encoded by the coding sequence ATGCCTCAGTCCCGCCGCTACCTGTTCATCAGCCTTGGCCTTGTGCTGGTTATCGTCATTGCCTGGTTATCGCTGCGCAGCACCACCCCGGTGGTGCCAGAAGCGATCAAGCGCGGCTACAGCGAAGCCCTCACGGCGGCCCGTTCAGGGCAGCCGGGTGCAGCGCGGCAGTTGTATCAGCAGTTGGGGCGCCCGGATCTGTCGCCCAAACGCAGTGCCTGGCTGCTGGCGGAGCTGCCCAACTATCCAAGCCCGCAAGCGCTGAAACTGGCCGACGCCCATCTGCAAAACGAAGCGCCCGAAGTACGGCTGGCGGCGATTCAAAGTGTGGTGGGACTGGTGCCCGGCGGGCAGCGCAGTCTGTTGCTCGGGCCAATGCTCGACGATGAAGACCAAAGTGTGCGGTTCGCTGCGATCAACGCCTTGCTGGGCCTGACGCCGGATGAACTGGGTCTGTATTTCGCGCCGTTGCAGCAAGCGATCGATGGCTGGGAGCAAGTGCTCAAGGAGCAACCGGAAAACGCCGCCACCTATGCGCAACTGGCGCGCCTGTATCTGCACAACGCCGAACTCAAACAAGCCCAGCAAGCGCTCGACAATACCCTGCGCCTGGAACCGGACAACCTGCCGGCGCTGGTCATGCAAATCGATGTCCTCGACCGTCAGGGCCAAAGCGACGCCGCCCGCCAGTTGCTGGCCAGACAGCTGCAGGCCCAACCGGATTCCGCCTATCTGCAACACGCGTTGGGGCTGTGGCTGCTGCACCACGACCAGCGTGAGTTCGCCCTGCTCGGTTTGTCCAAAGCGGTGGAACTCGAGCCCGACAACAAGGATTACCGCTACGACCTCGCCACCACCCTGCACGCCGCCGAAGAGCTGGAAGCGGCGCAAAAACAGTTGCAGGAAGTGGTGCAGCGACACCCCGCCGACCGCAAGGCCCGGGTGCTGCTGATCAACTACTGGAAGGAAAGCGGCCAACTGCAGAACGTGCAGATTCTGCTGGCACAACTGGAACAGATGAACCCTGACGACCCGGCCTTGCAGCAAGGACTTTGA
- a CDS encoding protein-glutamate O-methyltransferase CheR — translation MESSHSLERNSEIELRLLIEAIYLKYSYDFRDYSGASIKRRVQHALNQFECATISALQEKVLHDPTAFMQLLQLLTIPVSEMFRDPSHFLAIRKEVVPLLRTYPSLKIWIAGCSTGEEVYSMAILLREEGLLDRTIIYATDINPRSLDKAKQGIFSMENVRAYTANYQQAGGQRSFADYYTAAYGYAIFDKSLCENVTFADHSLATDSVFSETQLISCRNVLIYFNKKLQDRAFGLFHESLCHRGFLVLGSKETLDFSNYSNQFEPLVKQERIYRKL, via the coding sequence GTGGAAAGCAGTCACTCTTTGGAGCGCAACAGCGAAATCGAATTACGCCTGTTGATCGAGGCTATCTACCTCAAATACAGCTACGATTTTCGCGATTACTCCGGCGCTTCGATCAAGCGCCGGGTGCAGCACGCCTTGAACCAGTTCGAATGCGCAACCATTTCGGCCTTGCAGGAGAAAGTGCTGCACGATCCGACCGCGTTCATGCAGTTGCTGCAGTTGTTGACGATCCCGGTCAGCGAGATGTTTCGCGATCCATCGCACTTTCTGGCGATCCGCAAGGAAGTGGTGCCGCTGCTGCGCACCTATCCGTCGCTGAAGATCTGGATCGCCGGGTGCAGCACGGGTGAGGAGGTGTATTCGATGGCGATTCTGCTGCGCGAGGAAGGCCTGCTCGACCGCACGATCATCTACGCCACTGACATCAACCCGCGCTCGCTGGACAAGGCCAAGCAGGGGATTTTCTCCATGGAGAACGTCCGCGCCTACACCGCCAATTACCAGCAGGCCGGCGGCCAGCGTTCCTTTGCCGATTACTACACCGCGGCCTATGGCTACGCGATCTTCGACAAAAGCCTGTGCGAGAACGTGACCTTCGCCGACCACAGTCTCGCGACTGATAGCGTGTTCTCCGAAACGCAGCTGATTTCCTGCCGCAACGTACTGATTTACTTCAACAAGAAACTTCAGGACCGTGCCTTCGGTCTGTTTCACGAATCGCTGTGCCACCGTGGCTTTTTGGTACTGGGCAGCAAAGAGACGCTGGACTTTTCCAACTACTCGAATCAGTTCGAACCGCTGGTCAAACAAGAACGGATCTACCGCAAATTATGA